GTATAAATAAGTTTAATTCTTATGAATATCAAAACACAATATTATATACAGATAAAAATGAAAATTGTATTTTTGATTTTGTTATAGCTAATCCACCATATTCTGTTGCTGGTTTTATGAAAAATATTAAAAATAATTCAATCACTGAAAAGGACTTTTCTTTATTAAAATATCTTGATCAAAAATCAACTGAAATAGAAATTTTATTCATCGAAAGAACTATGCAATTACTAAAAAATAAAGCATATGCAGCGCTAATTTTACCTAGGTCATTTTTGACAGCAAATCAATACAAATTTGCAAGAGATTATGTTCTTGAGAATTTTAAAATAAAAGCAATATTTGAATCAGCTGATATTACTTTTAGTGGTACAACAACTTCTCCGATTATTTTATTTTTAGAAAAACAAAAAATGGATCTTAATAAGATTAATTATAATTTACTAATAATTAATTCACCAAAAATTATTTTTGAATCTAATGAAAAAGAAAAAGAATTCTTAGGCTATGAATTCAGTAAAAATCGTAATAAACTTGGCATAAGCATTAAAAATAATAATTTAGTTAAAAATTATTCACCTATTGTTAAAGAATTCATTAACACAAATTCTATTACTAAACTTCCTAAATATGCTTTCATAACAAACATAAGCGAAATTTTAATTAAAGACAAAAGCCAAAATAATAATCTAATTTATACACGTTATAAAGCACCAAAATCCGGTTTTGTTCCATTAGGTAGTCTAATTGATGAAATTAATCCTAAATACGATAACTCTAAGATTTCAGATATAGATATTTCTAAAATAAAATATTTAGAAATATCTGATATTGAAAATGGAAAAATAAAGCACAAAAATAATAAACATAAAAAATCCAATAAATTAGCATTTAGTGGTGATATTTTATTTTCTAGCATTCCAAACAATAAAAAAGTTGCAATAGCTGATGATACGTATTTTGTTTCAAGTGCTATATATGTTTTTAGAATTAAAAATAAAGAAATAAAAGAAAATCTATATAAATATATTTTTCAAAACAAAAATAACATAATTGGTGATATGAATGTGTTTTTAGATGGTTTTAAAATAACTTATGGAAAAATAAATGAGCATAATATAGCAAATAATATCTTCATTCAAAAAGATGAAATCATAAAATAAAAATGAAAAATCACACTATTAGTGTGATGCTGAATTGCAAAGTCAAGTGCAACAGCTTAATTAAAAATTCCCCCCACCCAAACACAAAAAAAACTTAATTGTTTTTATGTGTTTGGGTGGGGGGAATTTTATTATTCTTTTCTTAATAAAATATAAAATTAAATTGGTGCTTTAAAAAAGAAAAAGCACCAATTTATAAACTCAGGAGGTGCTCATTATTAATTATAAACATTTTAACTTAGAAAAAAGAATTGAATTAGAAATTTTACTTAAAAAGTTTGAAACTCCAATTTCTGAAATTTCTCAAATTTTAGGTTACACAAAATCATCAGTACTAAGAGAAATTAAAAATAATTCAACTGAAAATGGTTATATTGGTATGGAAGCACATAACAAACATTTAAATAGAATAAGGTGAAAAGAACAAATTAAACTCATTAATAATATAAATAAATATGAAGAATTTACTAATCAATTTATTTTAAAATTTAACAAAAAATATTTTGGAGTAGATCTAACTCATTTTTATATTCAACATCATTTCAAATTTAAAATACCTATTTTAAGAACAATATTTAATTGAATAAATAGTGGTCTATGAGTATTGGATTCGAAACAACGTTTAAGAAAATATAATAAAGGAAGAAAAACACATGATGTTGTCAAAACTTTAGTCGGTAATAGAATAGTAAAACCTATATGGACAAGGGGTTTTAATAAAAATTTTGAGAATGAATTTGGTCATTGAGAGATAGACTTAATAGTCGGAAAAAAGAAGTAGTTTATCATCCCATTTATTAACATTTACTGAAAGAAAAACAAGATGAGGACTTATAATAAAATTAGAAAACAAGAATCCATGGAAATTAATATTAAAGCTTTGGGAATATATTAAAATTTACAAACTAAATGTTAAATCAATAACTACTGATAATGGATTTGAATTTAAAGCTTTATTTTATATTGGCTATAGGTTAAACATACCAATTTATCAAGCTGATCCTTACGCTTCCTTCCAAAGAGGACTAAATGAAAATTTTAATGGATTGGTAAGAAGAGAGTTTCCTAAAGGAACAAATTTCAACAAAATATCGGAAAAAGAAATTTATGACCTTCAAAAGACCATAAACAATATGCCAAGAAAAATTCATAATTATTTCTCTGCTGATGAATTATTTTTTAATTTAAATTATAGAGATGAACCTTGAAAGGAAATACCTAAGGAAGAACCTCTTTATATTTATAATCAGAAAAAAAGAACTTCAAACACAAGTAGAAATTTATTTTTAAAAAAATAAAATAAATAAATTTTTTAAATTTTCTAAATAAAAAAATAACAATCATTTTTACAATTCTTGATTGTTATTTTTATACAAAATAAGTGTTGCACTTGACTTTGCATTTTGGGATCACACTATTAGTGTGATTTTTAAACAACAATTTTAGTAATGATAAATAAATTAGGAACAGTATATTGACCAATGTAATGGTAATTAAATTGTCATATAGATGGATCAAAAAGTGTATATTTTACAATTATGTGATTCATTATAAAAATAACTAAAACTAGGCTAAAAAATGTAATTAATAAAAAATCAGTTCATTTTAATTTAAATACACGATATTTAGTTCTTTTTTCATAAGGATCATATCCTCTTGTTTCCATCGAATTTGAAAGATCTTCTGCTTTTTGAAATGATGAAACAAAAAGTGGAATTATTAAAGTAGTAAAAGCAATAATTTTTTCTTTTGTATTGCCATGTTTAAAATCAACTCCACGAGATGATTGTGCTTTAATTATTCTATGTGCTTCATCAACCAATGTTGGTATAAATCTTAAAGCAATTGAAATTATTGTTGCCACAATATGTGTTGGAACAAATAAAAATTTTAATGGTCATAATAAACTTTCTATTGATTTATTTAACAAAATTGGTCTGGTGGTATTTGTTAATAAACTAGTAGTTAAAATCATAATGTAAATTCTACTAAATAAAGAAAATGTTCTATTAATAGAGTTTAATGAAACGCCATATTGAACTTTTGCATATTCACCATATGTACTTTTATAATAATTAATCAATTCACTGCCTACAATATTTGTTTTATAAAAATCATCTCATTTAATATCTTTACCATTAACATCTGTTAAGTTCTTGCCTGGGTTAGTATAAAATGACCAAAAATAAGAAGTATAATAGTCATTTTTGTATACTGTTTCACTATTGACAGTATACAAATTAACTAAAAATAAAAATAATGTAATGTAAAGCGGAAGTTTTAATAATTTTATGACAGGACTAATTTTTTTAGTAGAAGCAATATAAACAGAAGTAACAAAAATTATGACAAGAGCTAATTCAATGAAACTGCTAGCTAAAAAGATAAGTATAATAATTATGATGCTAAGTAAAACTTTGATTCTTGGATCAATACGATACATAAAAGTATCACCAGGTATATAACGACCAAAAACACTTTTCATAATTATCTCCTTTCTTTTCTATAATTATTAATAAAATCTGCTAATTCAT
This DNA window, taken from Mycoplasmopsis cynos, encodes the following:
- a CDS encoding energy-coupling factor transporter transmembrane component T family protein, encoding MKSVFGRYIPGDTFMYRIDPRIKVLLSIIIIILIFLASSFIELALVIIFVTSVYIASTKKISPVIKLLKLPLYITLFLFLVNLYTVNSETVYKNDYYTSYFWSFYTNPGKNLTDVNGKDIKWDDFYKTNIVGSELINYYKSTYGEYAKVQYGVSLNSINRTFSLFSRIYIMILTTSLLTNTTRPILLNKSIESLLWPLKFLFVPTHIVATIISIALRFIPTLVDEAHRIIKAQSSRGVDFKHGNTKEKIIAFTTLIIPLFVSSFQKAEDLSNSMETRGYDPYEKRTKYRVFKLKWTDFLLITFFSLVLVIFIMNHIIVKYTLFDPSIWQFNYHYIGQYTVPNLFIITKIVV